One part of the Nostoc sp. PCC 7120 = FACHB-418 genome encodes these proteins:
- a CDS encoding WGxxGxxG family protein, with amino-acid sequence MKRDFSKTVGAAVLSLSMATLPLSLPANAQVQTAPGTDGTTIRTYDRTADRNDFDWGWLGLIGLLGLAGLAGKKRDDEPTRYRDPSAPGASSYRE; translated from the coding sequence ATGAAACGTGATTTCTCTAAAACTGTTGGCGCTGCTGTTCTCAGTTTAAGTATGGCAACCTTGCCTTTGAGCTTACCAGCAAACGCTCAGGTACAGACTGCCCCTGGAACCGATGGCACTACAATTAGAACTTACGATCGCACCGCAGATCGTAACGATTTTGACTGGGGTTGGCTAGGCTTAATCGGTTTATTAGGTTTAGCTGGGTTAGCTGGTAAAAAACGTGACGATGAGCCAACCCGCTATCGTGATCCTAGCGCACCCGGTGCTAGCAGCTATCGGGAATAG
- a CDS encoding IctB family putative bicarbonate transporter, with product MNLVWQRFTLSSLPLKQFLATSYLHRFLVGLLSSWRQTSFLLQWGDMIAAALLSLIYVLAPFVSSTLVGVLLIACVGFWLLLTLSDEPSSNNNSLVTPIHLLVLLYWGIAAVATALSPVKKAALTDLLTLTLYLLLFALCARVLRSPRLRSWIITLYLSASLVVSIYGMRQWRFGAPPLATWVDPESTLSKTTRVYSYLGNPNLLAGYLVPAVIFSLMAVFVWQGWARKSLAVTMLFVNTACLIFTYSRGGWIGLVVAVLGATALLVDWWSVQMPPFWRTWSLPILLGGLIGVLLIAVLFVEPVRFRVLSIFADRQDSSNNFRRNVWDAVFEMIRDRPIIGIGPGHNSFNKVYPLYQRPRYSALSAYSIFLEVAVEMGFVGLACFLWLIIVTINTAFVQLRQLRQSANVQGFWLVGALATLLGMLAHGTVDTIWFRPEVNTLWWLMVALIASYWTPLSANQCQELNLFKEEPTSN from the coding sequence ATGAATTTAGTCTGGCAACGATTTACTTTATCTTCTTTACCTCTAAAACAGTTTCTAGCTACAAGTTACTTACATCGGTTCCTAGTGGGACTGTTATCTTCTTGGCGGCAAACTAGTTTCTTACTTCAGTGGGGAGACATGATTGCAGCTGCGTTACTCAGCTTGATATATGTTTTGGCTCCCTTTGTCTCTAGTACTCTCGTTGGTGTGCTGCTGATAGCTTGTGTAGGTTTTTGGTTATTGTTGACTTTATCTGATGAACCTTCATCAAACAATAACTCCCTTGTTACTCCCATACACCTGTTGGTGTTGCTCTATTGGGGAATTGCTGCTGTAGCAACGGCATTATCACCAGTCAAGAAGGCAGCATTAACTGATTTGTTAACCTTGACTTTGTATTTGCTACTATTTGCTCTTTGTGCCAGGGTGCTGAGATCGCCGCGTCTGAGGTCTTGGATCATTACCCTCTACCTATCTGCATCACTGGTTGTCAGTATATATGGAATGCGACAATGGCGTTTTGGTGCGCCCCCACTGGCGACTTGGGTTGATCCAGAGTCCACCTTGTCTAAAACCACAAGGGTTTACAGTTATTTAGGCAATCCCAATTTGTTGGCTGGTTATTTAGTACCGGCGGTGATTTTTAGCCTCATGGCAGTTTTTGTCTGGCAGGGCTGGGCAAGAAAATCTTTAGCTGTAACAATGCTGTTTGTAAACACTGCTTGCCTAATTTTTACTTATAGTCGTGGCGGCTGGATTGGTCTTGTGGTAGCAGTCTTAGGGGCGACGGCATTGCTAGTTGATTGGTGGAGTGTGCAAATGCCGCCTTTTTGGCGAACCTGGTCATTACCCATACTTTTGGGCGGTTTGATCGGGGTATTGTTGATTGCGGTGTTATTTGTCGAGCCAGTCCGGTTTCGAGTTCTCAGTATTTTTGCCGATCGCCAAGATAGCAGCAATAATTTTCGCCGCAACGTGTGGGATGCTGTTTTTGAGATGATCCGCGATCGCCCAATTATTGGTATTGGCCCTGGTCATAATTCTTTTAATAAAGTCTACCCTCTTTACCAAAGACCTCGTTATAGTGCTTTAAGTGCCTATTCCATCTTCCTAGAGGTGGCTGTAGAAATGGGTTTTGTTGGACTAGCTTGCTTTCTCTGGTTAATTATCGTCACTATTAATACAGCATTCGTTCAGCTACGCCAACTGCGCCAATCTGCCAATGTGCAAGGATTTTGGTTGGTGGGTGCCTTAGCCACATTGCTGGGAATGCTGGCTCACGGTACGGTAGACACTATATGGTTTCGTCCGGAAGTTAATACTCTTTGGTGGTTAATGGTTGCTCTCATTGCTAGCTATTGGACACCTTTATCCGCAAACCAATGTCAAGAACTCAATTTATTTAAGGAAGAACCCACAAGCAACTAG
- a CDS encoding GAF domain-containing sensor histidine kinase, producing MVEPENKLFALKDGWVSQDTREQQRLKALSELGLRQPETIPVFEEATQTAAHFLEAPISILGFIDQERHWFKSAVGLSRLGLMNHLAQSRQLLRQESFCTQVVDSHQILVINDTLRVTDPALATGKLIQDYGIRAYLGAPLIDAAGNCLGALAVMDLVPRNFTTRDVEFLQIIARWSMSEFERNRLLMQVKSDQSSFKSSPTFIPHDEPNEPKLTLPHVEVEKDSHSTKQVKIELLAQLTQELRTPLTSVLGMASVLGREIYGPLTTKQREYLDIIQHSGRYLLSLVNEITELGAIDEKASVLNLAPVDIEMLCQQAINTLEEAANRREQDIRLSIEPGRSRIWPLDKDKVRQMLYHLIFSVIQFSATGSIVRIHVSYKENALNITVWVSHPWLGDGITDVDPYFRLNSLSVMDLAGDAAMYSVPPEPKEEIKSLPVTLEKLRSLADSYSDLLAVNPDGDSSKSKGNLSRESLGLLLSCQLAELHGGQISIQGSRESGHRYLVNLPLQLAKNPEVSDI from the coding sequence ATGGTAGAGCCGGAAAACAAATTATTTGCCCTCAAGGACGGTTGGGTTTCTCAGGACACAAGAGAACAACAACGCCTCAAAGCATTGTCAGAATTAGGTTTGCGACAACCAGAAACAATACCGGTTTTTGAGGAAGCAACTCAAACTGCGGCTCATTTTTTGGAAGCACCAATTTCTATTTTGGGTTTTATAGATCAAGAGCGTCATTGGTTCAAATCGGCGGTAGGCTTATCTAGGCTGGGACTAATGAATCATTTGGCTCAAAGCCGTCAGTTGTTACGCCAGGAGTCGTTCTGCACACAAGTAGTAGATAGTCACCAAATACTTGTTATTAATGATACATTACGAGTAACAGATCCGGCGCTGGCAACTGGTAAGTTGATCCAAGATTATGGTATTCGTGCTTATCTGGGCGCTCCCTTAATTGATGCTGCGGGAAATTGCCTTGGTGCATTAGCCGTGATGGATTTAGTCCCGCGCAATTTTACAACCAGGGATGTCGAATTTCTACAAATTATTGCCCGTTGGAGCATGAGCGAATTCGAGCGCAATCGCCTACTGATGCAGGTAAAATCAGATCAGAGTAGCTTCAAGAGTTCGCCCACATTCATACCTCATGACGAGCCTAATGAGCCTAAGCTGACTCTGCCTCATGTAGAAGTAGAAAAAGACTCACATTCAACCAAGCAAGTCAAAATAGAACTCTTGGCACAACTTACCCAAGAATTACGTACACCCTTGACATCCGTATTAGGGATGGCAAGTGTGTTGGGACGTGAGATTTATGGGCCTCTGACAACAAAGCAACGTGAATATCTGGATATAATCCAACACAGTGGTCGGTATTTACTCTCTTTAGTGAATGAAATTACCGAGCTAGGAGCAATAGATGAAAAGGCAAGTGTATTGAATCTAGCTCCTGTAGATATTGAAATGCTGTGTCAACAAGCTATTAATACTTTAGAGGAAGCAGCTAATCGTCGTGAACAAGACATTCGATTGTCCATAGAACCGGGACGTAGCCGTATTTGGCCGTTAGATAAAGACAAAGTTCGGCAAATGCTGTATCACCTAATTTTCAGTGTAATTCAATTTTCTGCTACTGGTAGTATTGTGCGTATTCATGTCTCATATAAAGAAAATGCGCTGAACATTACTGTTTGGGTTTCTCACCCTTGGCTAGGCGATGGGATTACTGATGTTGACCCATATTTCCGCCTGAATTCATTGTCTGTTATGGATTTGGCTGGTGATGCTGCTATGTACAGTGTACCTCCTGAACCTAAGGAAGAAATAAAAAGTTTACCTGTGACACTGGAAAAGTTACGATCCTTAGCTGATTCTTATTCTGATCTTTTGGCTGTAAATCCTGATGGCGATTCCAGCAAAAGTAAAGGTAATTTGTCCCGTGAAAGCTTAGGTTTATTGTTGAGTTGTCAGTTAGCTGAATTACACGGTGGTCAAATTTCTATTCAAGGTTCACGGGAATCAGGACATCGTTATTTAGTGAACTTACCATTACAATTGGCAAAAAATCCGGAAGTTAGCGATATTTGA
- a CDS encoding ferredoxin:protochlorophyllide reductase (ATP-dependent) subunit N has protein sequence MTIAQEPTALNFECETGNYHTFCPISCVAWLYQKIEDSFFLVIGTKTCGYFLQNAMGVMIFAEPRYAMAELEEGDISAQLNDYAELKRLCEQIKRDRNPSVIVWIGTCTTEIIKMDLEGLAPKLEGEIGIPIVVARANGLDYAFTQGEDTVLAAMAHRCPDKAPVAEAEKNERNAVQKLLNFGKKKELVAQEESEYVDHPPLVLFGSLPDPVVTQLTLELKKQGIKVSGWLPAKRFTELPVLEEGYYVAGVNPFLSRTATTLMRRRKCKLIGAPFPIGPDGTRAWIEKICSVFGITPKGLDEREAQIWAGLEDYVKLIRGKSVFFMGDNLLEVSLARFLVRCGMTVQEVGIPYMDKRYQAAELAMLEKACQEMGVPSPKMVEKPDNYNQVQRIYDLKPDLVITGMAHANPLEARGINTKWSVEFTFAQIHGFTNARDILELVTRPLRRNNNLKDLGWDKLVREEAKI, from the coding sequence ATGACCATCGCTCAAGAACCAACAGCTTTAAACTTTGAGTGTGAAACTGGCAATTACCACACCTTCTGTCCCATCAGCTGTGTGGCATGGTTATATCAAAAAATTGAAGATAGCTTCTTTTTGGTGATTGGAACCAAGACTTGCGGGTATTTCCTGCAAAATGCGATGGGGGTGATGATTTTCGCAGAACCCCGCTATGCAATGGCAGAGTTGGAAGAAGGGGATATTTCAGCACAATTAAATGATTATGCGGAATTGAAAAGATTGTGTGAACAAATTAAGCGCGATCGCAACCCCAGCGTCATTGTGTGGATTGGCACTTGCACCACCGAAATCATCAAAATGGACTTGGAAGGATTAGCACCAAAGCTAGAAGGCGAAATCGGCATTCCCATTGTCGTTGCTCGTGCTAATGGTCTAGATTACGCCTTCACCCAAGGAGAAGACACCGTTCTGGCTGCAATGGCTCACCGTTGCCCAGACAAGGCTCCTGTAGCAGAAGCAGAAAAAAATGAACGTAATGCGGTTCAAAAACTGCTGAATTTTGGTAAGAAAAAAGAATTAGTAGCCCAAGAAGAATCGGAATATGTAGATCATCCGCCCTTGGTTCTCTTCGGTTCCCTTCCTGATCCCGTCGTCACTCAGTTAACTTTAGAATTAAAAAAACAAGGTATTAAAGTTTCTGGCTGGCTACCCGCCAAACGCTTTACAGAACTACCAGTGCTGGAAGAAGGGTATTATGTTGCTGGTGTCAACCCCTTTCTCAGCCGCACAGCTACAACCTTAATGCGTCGTCGCAAGTGCAAACTCATCGGCGCACCCTTCCCCATCGGCCCTGATGGAACTCGCGCTTGGATTGAGAAAATTTGCTCTGTGTTTGGTATTACACCAAAAGGTTTAGATGAGCGCGAAGCCCAAATTTGGGCTGGCTTGGAAGATTATGTCAAGCTAATTCGCGGTAAGTCTGTATTCTTCATGGGTGACAACTTACTAGAAGTATCCTTAGCACGATTCTTAGTACGCTGTGGGATGACTGTTCAGGAAGTTGGGATTCCATACATGGATAAACGCTATCAAGCTGCTGAATTGGCAATGTTAGAGAAAGCTTGTCAAGAAATGGGCGTACCATCACCAAAAATGGTAGAAAAGCCAGATAACTATAACCAAGTACAACGAATTTATGATTTGAAGCCAGATTTAGTCATTACTGGTATGGCTCATGCTAACCCACTGGAAGCAAGAGGTATTAATACTAAGTGGTCTGTAGAGTTCACCTTTGCTCAAATTCACGGCTTTACCAATGCGCGGGATATTTTAGAATTGGTAACTCGTCCCCTACGTCGTAATAATAATTTGAAAGATTTAGGTTGGGATAAGTTGGTGAGGGAAGAAGCAAAGATTTAA
- a CDS encoding DUF5331 domain-containing protein has translation MAFFNSFTDSIKQKWLQFFQANRDWIKLHMEVDSVYTPDGGKRPPSYLILGVVNALEPKLAQLMFPFSKLNPDADTLIEVLELNFDPDIVLGNYSSSETDAEKHQYEPTAEIEDQAETDSFTTTETNGFSLDSDNQTLIIDGSISSLNNLDDISVTNGTQLKDEFRHTTTQEIEDFGDVNFDIATASAEKLEEQILNELNTPDENAFSDVLSDVWGDETSLHKTEDNNDFLGEELPAGVFDESEIARLFPNT, from the coding sequence ATGGCATTCTTTAATAGCTTTACGGATTCAATTAAACAAAAGTGGTTGCAATTTTTTCAAGCCAATCGTGACTGGATTAAACTCCACATGGAAGTGGATTCAGTCTATACACCAGATGGTGGGAAGCGACCACCTTCTTACCTCATTCTGGGAGTGGTGAACGCGCTGGAGCCAAAACTAGCCCAGTTAATGTTTCCCTTTTCCAAATTGAATCCTGATGCCGATACCTTAATTGAGGTGCTGGAGTTGAATTTTGACCCAGACATTGTTCTTGGTAACTATTCAAGTTCCGAAACTGACGCAGAAAAACATCAGTATGAGCCAACGGCTGAAATCGAAGACCAGGCAGAAACGGATTCCTTTACAACCACTGAAACAAATGGCTTCAGCTTAGATTCTGACAATCAAACTTTGATTATTGATGGTTCGATCTCAAGCCTCAACAACCTGGATGATATTTCTGTGACTAATGGAACTCAATTAAAAGACGAGTTCCGGCACACAACCACTCAGGAAATAGAAGATTTTGGTGACGTTAACTTCGATATCGCTACCGCATCAGCAGAAAAACTGGAAGAGCAAATTCTCAATGAGTTAAACACACCAGACGAGAATGCCTTCAGTGATGTGTTGTCCGATGTTTGGGGTGATGAGACATCTCTACACAAGACTGAAGATAATAACGATTTTTTGGGTGAAGAATTACCGGCTGGCGTTTTCGATGAATCGGAGATTGCCCGCCTCTTCCCCAACACATAA
- the bchL gene encoding ferredoxin:protochlorophyllide reductase (ATP-dependent) iron-sulfur ATP-binding protein: MKLAVYGKGGIGKSTTSCNISVALAKRGKKVLQIGCDPKHDSTFTLTGFLIPTIIDTLQEKDYHYEDVWPEDVIYKGYGGVDCVEAGGPPAGAGCGGYVVGETVKLLKELNAFDEYDVILFDVLGDVVCGGFAAPLNYADYCMIVTDNGFDALFAANRIAASVREKARTHPLRLAGLIGNRTSKRDLIEKYVEAVPMPVLEVLPLIEDIRVSRVKGKTLFEMAESDPSLNYVCDYYLSIADQILARPEGVVPNDAPDRELFSLLSDFYLNPGKPQVPNPEEELDLMIV, encoded by the coding sequence GTGAAACTAGCAGTCTACGGAAAAGGTGGGATAGGCAAATCCACAACTAGCTGTAATATATCCGTCGCCCTAGCCAAACGCGGCAAGAAAGTTCTGCAAATCGGATGCGACCCTAAACATGACAGCACCTTCACCCTGACTGGTTTTTTGATTCCGACTATTATTGATACACTTCAAGAAAAAGACTATCACTACGAAGATGTTTGGCCAGAAGACGTAATCTACAAAGGCTATGGTGGTGTAGACTGTGTTGAAGCAGGTGGGCCACCTGCTGGCGCAGGATGTGGTGGATATGTCGTAGGTGAAACTGTAAAACTACTCAAAGAACTCAACGCCTTTGATGAATACGATGTCATCTTGTTTGATGTGTTGGGTGACGTTGTTTGTGGTGGTTTTGCAGCACCACTCAACTATGCTGATTACTGCATGATTGTTACCGATAATGGTTTCGATGCTTTATTCGCAGCTAATCGGATTGCGGCTTCAGTCAGAGAGAAAGCCAGGACTCACCCACTGCGTCTAGCTGGACTGATTGGCAACCGTACTTCCAAACGTGACTTGATTGAAAAGTATGTTGAAGCAGTGCCAATGCCAGTTTTAGAAGTACTACCATTAATTGAAGATATTCGGGTTTCCCGCGTTAAGGGTAAGACTTTATTTGAAATGGCAGAGTCAGACCCTTCTCTCAACTACGTTTGCGACTACTATCTCAGCATCGCCGATCAGATTTTGGCACGTCCTGAAGGTGTCGTACCCAATGATGCTCCTGACCGGGAATTATTTTCTTTATTATCAGATTTTTATTTAAATCCGGGTAAACCACAGGTTCCTAATCCTGAAGAGGAACTAGACTTGATGATTGTATAA
- a CDS encoding TIGR02450 family Trp-rich protein — translation MIKKQKFPYLVGSKWTATKKVDGWRHFQVVNRKNQGKWVYAEMVAACDPNVRFWLNAKLLQDGFQWQAGWQSLQEIEAVESKLFPTLESETPSNASQA, via the coding sequence ATGATTAAAAAACAAAAATTTCCCTATCTAGTTGGTTCCAAGTGGACAGCAACGAAAAAAGTAGATGGTTGGCGACACTTTCAAGTGGTTAACCGCAAAAATCAAGGTAAATGGGTTTATGCCGAGATGGTTGCAGCTTGTGACCCTAATGTCCGCTTTTGGCTCAATGCCAAACTATTACAAGATGGGTTCCAGTGGCAAGCAGGTTGGCAATCCTTACAGGAAATTGAGGCTGTGGAGTCTAAGTTATTCCCCACCCTGGAATCGGAAACGCCCTCGAATGCCAGCCAAGCATAG
- a CDS encoding Uma2 family endonuclease, whose product MTQAIPKLVTFEEFVDRLPENSGIRYELHNGSIVEMARPVGDHEEVKGFIAKKITVEFARLDLPFIIPNQVIVRPLEKDSGYFPDVLVLNQTNLINEPLWKKASTISLGVSIPLVIEVVSTNWRDDYYLKYADYEEMGIPEYWIVDYGALGGRNLIGNPKQPTISVCNLVDGEYQISKFRDNDVIISQTFPELNLTPNQIFQAGLVNS is encoded by the coding sequence ATGACTCAAGCCATACCCAAGCTAGTAACTTTTGAGGAATTTGTCGATCGCCTACCTGAAAACTCCGGGATACGTTACGAACTACATAATGGAAGTATTGTTGAAATGGCACGACCTGTAGGAGACCATGAAGAAGTAAAGGGTTTTATAGCAAAAAAAATAACAGTGGAGTTTGCTCGATTAGACCTTCCTTTTATTATCCCCAACCAAGTTATAGTTAGACCTCTGGAAAAAGATTCTGGCTATTTTCCCGATGTGTTGGTGCTAAATCAGACAAATCTAATAAATGAACCATTATGGAAAAAAGCATCTACCATTAGTTTGGGCGTATCAATCCCCTTGGTAATTGAGGTTGTATCAACCAACTGGCGGGACGATTACTATTTGAAATATGCTGACTATGAAGAGATGGGTATCCCCGAATATTGGATTGTCGATTATGGGGCGTTGGGTGGACGTAATTTGATCGGTAATCCTAAACAACCAACAATCTCAGTCTGTAATTTAGTTGACGGGGAATATCAAATCAGTAAGTTTCGAGATAATGATGTTATTATCTCCCAAACTTTTCCTGAATTAAATCTCACCCCCAACCAAATTTTTCAAGCTGGTTTGGTTAATTCGTAG
- the clpB gene encoding ATP-dependent chaperone ClpB, with protein sequence MQPTNPNQFTEKAWEAIAHTPEIAKQHQQQQIESEHLMKALLEQDGLASGILTKAGVNLQKISDRTEQYIQRQPKVSGNSTSVYLGRSLDTLLDRAEAHRKDFQDEYISIEHLLLAYPKDDRFGKGLFQEFALDESKLKNIIKQVRGSQTVTDQNPEGKYQSLEKYGRDLTEAARKGQLDPVIGRDDEIRRTIQILSRRTKNNPVLIGEPGVGKTAIAEGLAQRIVAGDVPQSLKDRKLISLDMGAMIAGAKFRGEFEERLKAVLKEVTESGGNIVLFIDEIHTVVGAGATQGAMDAGNLLKPMLARGELRCIGATTLDEYRKYIEKDAALERRFQQVYVDQPSVEDTISILRGLKERYEVHHGVKISDSSLVAAATLSSRYISDRFLPDKAIDLVDEAAARLKMEITSKPEELDEIDRKILQLEMEKLSLQKESDAASRERLERLEKELADLKEEQRTLNTQWQSEKDVINKLQSVKEEIDKVNLEIQQAERNYDLNRAAELKYGNLTDLHRRLEATERELSQTQGTGKSLLREEVTEADIAEIISKWTGIPISKLVESEKEKLLHLEDELHHRVIGQDEAVTAVADAIQRSRAGLADPNRPTASFVFLGPTGVGKTELAKALASYMFDTEDALVRIDMSEYMEKHAVSRLIGAPPGYVGYEEGGQLTETIRRRPYAVILFDEIEKAHPDVFNIFLQILDDGRVTDAQGHTVDFKNTIIIMTSNIGSQYILDIAGDNSRYDEMRHRVMEAMRNSFRPEFLNRIDEVIIFHSLDKKELRQIVQLQVERLKARLDDRKISLRLSDVALDFLAEVGYDPVFGARPLKRAIQRELETQIAKAILRGEFNDGDTIFVDVQNERLSFSRLPVEVFSS encoded by the coding sequence ATGCAACCAACTAATCCCAACCAATTTACAGAAAAAGCCTGGGAAGCGATCGCCCACACTCCTGAGATTGCTAAACAGCATCAACAGCAGCAGATAGAAAGCGAACACCTGATGAAGGCGCTACTGGAACAAGATGGTTTGGCCAGTGGGATTTTGACCAAAGCAGGTGTGAACTTACAAAAGATTAGCGATCGCACTGAACAATACATCCAACGCCAACCTAAAGTCTCAGGTAACAGCACTTCAGTATACCTGGGGCGGAGTCTGGATACGCTGTTAGACCGGGCAGAAGCACATCGAAAAGATTTTCAAGACGAATATATTTCTATTGAACATTTATTACTGGCTTATCCTAAAGACGATCGCTTCGGCAAAGGTTTATTCCAAGAATTCGCTTTAGACGAAAGCAAGCTCAAAAATATCATTAAACAAGTTCGTGGGAGCCAAACAGTGACTGACCAAAATCCAGAAGGCAAATACCAATCACTGGAAAAATACGGGCGTGACCTCACAGAAGCTGCCCGGAAAGGTCAACTTGATCCAGTCATTGGGCGGGATGATGAAATTCGGCGTACCATCCAAATTCTTTCTCGCCGCACCAAAAATAACCCCGTACTCATTGGTGAACCGGGTGTGGGTAAAACGGCGATCGCTGAAGGTCTAGCACAGCGTATTGTGGCTGGCGATGTACCCCAGTCCCTCAAAGACCGCAAACTAATCTCCTTAGATATGGGGGCGATGATTGCTGGGGCAAAATTCCGAGGAGAATTTGAAGAACGTCTGAAAGCAGTATTAAAGGAAGTCACCGAATCTGGCGGCAATATAGTTTTATTTATTGATGAAATACATACCGTTGTCGGTGCGGGTGCAACTCAAGGGGCAATGGATGCCGGTAATTTGTTAAAACCCATGCTGGCGCGGGGTGAACTGCGCTGTATTGGGGCGACAACTTTAGATGAGTACCGGAAATACATTGAAAAAGATGCGGCACTAGAAAGACGCTTCCAACAAGTTTACGTAGACCAGCCTAGTGTTGAAGATACTATTTCTATTTTACGTGGCTTGAAGGAACGGTATGAAGTCCACCACGGGGTAAAAATTTCTGATAGTTCCTTAGTTGCTGCTGCTACATTGTCCAGTCGTTATATTAGCGATCGCTTCCTCCCAGATAAAGCCATTGATTTGGTAGACGAAGCTGCCGCTAGACTGAAAATGGAGATTACTTCTAAGCCAGAAGAACTCGATGAAATAGACCGGAAGATTCTGCAATTGGAGATGGAAAAGCTATCTCTGCAAAAAGAAAGTGATGCAGCCTCCCGCGAACGCCTGGAAAGATTAGAAAAAGAACTGGCGGATCTCAAGGAAGAGCAAAGAACCCTCAATACCCAATGGCAATCGGAAAAGGATGTCATTAATAAACTTCAGTCCGTTAAGGAAGAGATTGACAAAGTTAATTTAGAAATTCAGCAAGCAGAAAGAAATTACGACCTCAACCGCGCCGCAGAATTAAAATATGGCAACTTAACAGACTTGCACCGGAGACTGGAAGCGACAGAACGGGAATTGTCCCAAACCCAAGGTACGGGTAAATCCCTGTTGCGAGAGGAAGTAACCGAAGCCGACATTGCGGAAATCATTTCTAAGTGGACAGGAATCCCCATCAGTAAATTGGTGGAATCGGAAAAAGAAAAACTACTGCACTTAGAAGATGAACTCCATCACCGGGTAATTGGACAAGATGAAGCCGTCACAGCTGTCGCCGATGCCATTCAGCGATCGCGTGCTGGGTTGGCCGATCCTAATCGGCCCACAGCTAGTTTTGTTTTCTTAGGCCCCACTGGTGTAGGTAAAACTGAACTGGCGAAGGCGTTAGCGTCATATATGTTCGACACCGAAGACGCACTAGTCCGGATTGATATGTCGGAATACATGGAGAAACACGCCGTATCTCGCTTAATTGGTGCGCCTCCTGGTTATGTAGGTTATGAAGAAGGCGGACAACTCACAGAAACAATTCGTCGCCGTCCTTACGCCGTAATTCTCTTCGACGAAATCGAGAAAGCCCACCCCGATGTATTTAATATTTTCTTGCAAATCCTCGATGATGGTCGCGTCACCGATGCCCAAGGTCATACAGTGGACTTCAAGAACACGATTATTATCATGACCAGTAACATCGGTTCGCAGTACATTCTCGATATAGCGGGGGATAACTCACGCTATGATGAAATGCGCCATCGGGTGATGGAGGCGATGCGAAATAGCTTCCGTCCTGAGTTCCTCAACCGGATTGATGAAGTAATTATCTTCCACAGTTTAGATAAGAAAGAATTACGACAAATTGTCCAGTTGCAAGTGGAAAGGTTAAAGGCCAGATTAGACGATCGCAAAATATCCCTCAGGCTCTCCGATGTTGCACTAGACTTTTTGGCAGAAGTTGGATACGACCCAGTATTCGGGGCGCGTCCACTGAAGCGAGCGATTCAGCGCGAGTTAGAAACGCAAATTGCTAAGGCGATTTTGCGCGGCGAATTTAACGATGGAGACACGATTTTTGTCGATGTGCAGAATGAAAGGTTGTCTTTCAGCCGCTTACCTGTTGAGGTGTTTAGTAGTTAG